The following are encoded in a window of Nilaparvata lugens isolate BPH chromosome 13, ASM1435652v1, whole genome shotgun sequence genomic DNA:
- the LOC111051985 gene encoding ribonuclease H2 subunit B, which translates to MPRVKASPKKCVKSNSQSNTWVFLVKGEALEIPEGWAGTTTPDVVQLRHPQSGAPALFLFSPSDTIVQEVLTFSENQRSWLIEDGTKSDGKLQLSTPVDPLFLVLPYLRKLPHAAPLDQIIKDDEFPETERLLSSAGLKHIGQIADKKSEELNAYIYNEEKALSWLQKKTERVADVLKEKGIHCSGGAAISSTFVKSSKSSESPEAYLKYAHGVISEYLADDLSAKLSRRLGVATSSDSTAHAHNKRKQLLSPNGENKRTKVTTDDLERPPNNSVLDLSKPVPAKSQTSISSKEKARAKAAAGSKNISSFFKKK; encoded by the exons ATGCCTAGAGTCAAAGCATCACCTAAAAAGTGTGTAAAATCAAACTCTCAGTCGAACACTTGGGTTTTTCTTGTAAAAG GTGAAGCCCTCGAAATTCCAGAGGGATGGGCAGGAACTACCACTCCAGATGTAGTTCAACTCAGACATCCACAAAGTGGGGCTCCTGCACTGTTTCTATTCAGTCCTTCAGATACAATAGTACAAGAAGTGTTGACTTTTTCGGAGAATCAGAG GTCGTGGTTAATTGAAGACGGAACCAAGTCTGATGGAAAACTTCAGCTATCAACGCCAGTAGACCCTTTGTTCCTAGTTCTTCCCTATTTGAGAAAG CTTCCCCATGCCGCACCCTTGGATCAGATCATCAAGGATGACGAATTTCCAGAAACAGAAAGACTGCTTTCATCTGCTGGTCTCAAACATATAGGACAGATTGCGGATAAAAAAA GTGAAGAACTGAATGCTTACATCTACAACGAAGAAAAAGCACTGAGCTGGCTGCAAAAAAAGACTGAACGCGTGGCAGATGTGCTGAAAGAGAAGGGCATCCATTGCTCGGGTGGAGCCGCCATTTCATCCACTTTCGTCAAAAGTTCCAAGTCCAGCGAATCTCCAG AAGCCTACCTGAAGTACGCACACGGCGTCATCTCCGAGTATTTGGCGGACGACCTGAGTGCCAAACTGAGCCGACGCCTGGGCGTGGCTACGTCATCAGACTCCACTGCGCATGCGCACAACAAACGCAAACAGCTGTTGTCGCCCAACGGCGAAAACAAGCGCACCAAGGTCACCACCGATGACCTTGAACGTCCGCCTAACAACAGTGTGCTTGATCTCTCCAAACCG GTGCCCGCCAAATCACAGACAAGCATTAGCTCAAAAGAGAAGGCCCGCGCCAAAGCTGCAGCAGGCTCTAAAAATATTTCGTCTTTCTTCAAAAAGAAATAA